A single window of Lepeophtheirus salmonis chromosome 2, UVic_Lsal_1.4, whole genome shotgun sequence DNA harbors:
- the LOC121113761 gene encoding insulinoma-associated protein 1, producing the protein MHEGKRITDSPIIDVEEDEDEEEKRSTTTPPPSLIPPKYFQSEDTLVKTPTETFYSRLAALTALQSSYNYYLNPLSLVTQTAALQRALQNNNNNSSSSTLSSPESLGGKRSYESLSSSSSTCSSLASPEKRPKMCRKKSARKLAFDEDKTSPVSGTIIRQRAEGEEIPAIHKGDIDPEFNVVEITDEAKAELSKIENKIGDFICRLCKEVYDDAFGLAQHRCNMIVHVEYRCPECEKVFNCPANLASHRRWHKPKNKEDISSSPNNDNINPAACQNTNNPNLLMEDPNTPDRFSCKICHKKFKRLHSLKKHFQLHCINSNGNRPFSPLHSLNNSNVALSETPPKYSIADLLSPRVKDISMSNNPGNSDLHFPCRVCSMSFSSLSELTSHSAKVHYSLLFNSPSLLVLASNLTPPNGLVTQ; encoded by the exons ATGCATGAAGGAAAGCGAATCACGGATTCTCCCATCATTGATGTCGAAGAAGAtgaggatgaagaagaaaaaagaagcacCACAACACCACCACCTAGTCTCATACCCCCAAAATATTTCCAGTCAGAGGATACTCTAGTCAAAACACCAAcagaaactttttattcaagacTTGCTGCCTTAACAGCATTGCAATCCTCTTACAATTATTATCTCAATCCATTGTCCCTTGTGACACAAACAGCAGCACTTCAAAGAGCtcttcaaaataacaataacaatagtAGTAGTAGTACTCTGTCCTCGCCTGAATCACTGGGAGGAAAAAGATCATACGAGTCACTATCCAGCTCATCCTCCACCTGTTCATCTCTCGCCTCTCCCGAAAAGAGACCCAAGATGTGCAGAAAGAAATCCGCGAGAAAATTAGCCTTTGATGAAGATAAAACATCCCCCGTGTCTGGTACGATCATCCGCCAACGAGCTGAAGGGGAAGAGATCCCTGCAATTCATAAAG GTGATATTGATCCTGAGTTTAATGTTGTGGAAATAACGGATGAGGCCAAGGCAGAgctatcaaaaattgaaaacaaaatcgGAGATTTTATTTGCCGATTATGCAAAGAAGTCTATGACGATGCATTTGGACTAGCTCAACATAG GTGCAATATGATTGTTCATGTCGAATATAGATGCCCAGAATgcgaaaaagtttttaattgtcCTGCAAACCTTGCATCTCACCGTCGATGGCACAAGCCCAAGAACAAGGAAGACATTAGCTCCTCCCCCAACAATGACAACATCAATCCCGCCGCTTGTCAAAATACCAATAATCCCAATCTGTTGATGGAAGATCCGAATACACCTGATcgattttcttgtaaaatttgtcacaaaaaatttaaaagattgcATTCCCTCAAAAAGCATTTTCAACTTCATTGTATAAATAGCAACGGTAATAGGCCTTTCAGCCCCCTTCATAGCTTAAACAACAGTAATGTTGCATTATCTGAAACTCCaccaaaatattcaattgcAGACCTTTTGAGTCCAAGAGTCAAGGATATTTCTATGAGTAATAATCCGGGTAACTCTGACCTCCATTTCCCTTGTCGTGTTTGCTCAATGAGTTTTAGCTCTTTGAGTGAACTTACTAGTCATTCAGCCAAAGTACATTATTCCTTGCTTTTTAATAGTCCGTCACTACTAGTCCTTGCATCTAACCTCACACCTCCAAATGGGCTAGTCACGCAATag